In Campylobacter sp. RM16187, the DNA window CGGATACTTCGCATTTCCAACCTGCCCTTTTGCTGCAACTTTTGCGTATAAAAACGTATCTTTGCCGGGCTTATCAAGTCCAAATTTTTGAGTTATCCATTTTGGAGTTAAAGGGAAATTTTGCATAACGAAATTTGATAAAATATCATCATTCAATCCGCTTATCTGAGTTCCCATTGTATCTACGCTAATAGATGTTGGCTTAGCAAGTCCGATAGCGTAGCTTAGCTGAACGATACATTTTTTAGCAAGTCCCGCCGCAACGATATTTTTAGCTATCCATCTGGCAGCATACAGTCCGCTTCGATCAACTTTCGTATAGTCTTTTGAACTCTGTGCGCCGCCACCTATAGGAGCGTATCCGCCAAAGCTATCTACGATAAGCTTTCTGCCCGTTAGTCCGCTATCGTGAAGTGAGCTGTGATTTACATATCTGCCGGTTGGATTTATATAAATTATTGTCTTATCTTTATCATATAGCTCTTTTGGAAGACCGGTATCATCTATAAGCTCCTCAATAAGAGCTCTAAGTTCCTCTATCTTCATACTCTCTACGCAAGGAGCTGAGACAACGATAGTGTGTATGCTTTGCGGTTTGCAGTTTTCAAAGTTATCCTTACTATTATAATCAATTGTAACCTGAGTCTTTATGTCAACACCCAGCTTATCGGGATTTGCTTTAGCAAATTTATATACTTTATCACAAAGCATTCTTGCATAAGTAATGGCTGCCGGCATATATTCTTTCGCTTCGCAGCTTGCAAAGCCAAACATTATACCTTGATCGCCTGCGCCTATCTCGCCACTAGCTTGATCTACGCCTTGATTTATATCGCTACTTTGCTGATTTATACAAACCTTAACCTCGATATCATCAGGATGCAAGCACTGCTCTTTAGTAAAATTTGACTTGCCATCATATCCGATTTTGGCCAGAGCGCTTTTGACTATACTTTCATAATCTTTAAAACTGAGCTTAACTTTTGAGTTTATCTCACCACCGATTACTATGTTTTTACCGGCTACAAATACCTCGCTTGCAACCCTACCGTTTGGATCCTGCATTAAAATACTATCTACTATACTATCAGCGATAATATCTGCGCATTTGTCAGGATGCCCCGGACTTACTACTTCAGATGTAAATAAATACATATCTTTCCTTAAATTTTATATTAAATTGTAAAATTGTAGCATTTCATAATAAAATTTATATTAATTTTTTTGTTAAATTTTAAAAAATTTCAGAATCTTTTAGTTATACTTAAATCCAAATTTTAAATTTATAAAGGTGTAAAAATGAGTGGATTTAGCAATATCGCTAAGCGTTTTGCCGATGGAAATTTGATTGTTCAAATACTAATCGGTATCATTGTCGGTGCTATTTTTGGCTTTTGGGGGAATGCAAGCGGAAGTGAATTTGCCGACAAAATTCTAAACGGTATTTCGGTTCTTGGAAATTTATTCGTAGGTGCCTTAAAGGCTGTCGCTCCTATTTTGGTCTTTGTATTGGTTGCTACATCAATTATTACTAAAGAGTTTGGCGAAGCAAAAGGTATGTCAAAGATTGTCACATTGTATCTAATTGGAACTTTTTTGGCGGCTGTAGTCGCAGTTGCAGCTAGCTTTATGTTTCCGGTTGAACTCGTTTTAAAAGGCGTAGAAACAGCAACTATGAGTGCGCCTCAAAACGTAATAGACGTATTAAAAGATCTCATTTTTAAAATGGTTCAAAATCCGGTACAAGCCCTAAGTGCAGGTAATTATATAGGTATCATTACTTGGGCTGTAGGTGGCGGTATAGCCATGAGAGGCTGCTCAAGTGAGACCAAAAAAGTATTTATGGATGTAAGTGATGGTGTGACAAGAATTGTTAGATTCGTAATCCGCTTAGCTCCATTTGGAATTTTTGGTCTTGTTGCTATTAGTATCCACGAGACAGGATTTGCGGCTCTAGCGGGATATATGAAACTAATTGCGGTTTTAGTTGGTGCAATGCTATTTGTGGCATTTGTTGTAAACCCTATTATTGTATTTGTGGTAACCAAAAAAAATCCATATCCGCTTATAATGACTTGCGTAAGAGAGAGCGCCGTAACTGCGTTTTTCACAAGAAGCTCGGCTGCAAACATACCTGTAAATATGGCACTTTGTAAAAAGTTAGGACTTAGAGAGGAGCTTTACTCTATATCCATACCTTTAGGGGCTACTATAAATATGGCAGGAGCTGCGGTAACCATCAGTGTTTTGGCTCTTGCTGCAGTAAATTCTATAGATCATATCACAGTTAGCTTTGCAGACGCTCTACTTCTTAGCTTTATCTCTGCAATAGGTGCTTGCGGAGCTTCAGGCGTTGCAGGCGGATCGCTTCTTCTCGTGCCTCTTGCTTGCGCTCTTTTTGGAATAAATAACGACATAGCCATGCAGGTTGTTGCCGTAGGCTTTATAATAGGAGTTATTCAAGACTCGGTAGAAACTGCGGTAAACAGCTCTTCAGACGTTGTATTTACAGCGATAGCTTCAGAAACAATGAAATAAAACATAAATTTAGTGTCCATTATTTGGACACTAAATTTGATAATCTCTTTCTAAAAACTTTAAATTTCATTATATTTTGTGTAAAATATCCTAAAAAATTTCAAGGATAAAAATGACAACATGGGATTTAACTCCGCTTTTTAAAAATGAAAAAGAGCTTGAAAAAAGCGCATTAAGCCTAAAAAATGAGTGTGAAAAATTTGAAAAAAAATATCTGGAAGACTTTTTAAATTTAAGCACAGATCAATTTTTAGAGGCGTTTGATGAGTATGAACAGCTACTTTCTAAAATTTCAAAGGTTACAACTTATGCGTTTTTAGTATTTGCAAAGGACACAAGCAAGGGTGCTTTTTATGCCAAATTTGAAGAGATTGCCATAAAAGCTCATGAAAATTTAATATTTTTTGAGCTTAAATTCAATGAATTTGACGACAAAAAGCAAAAAGATATTATTAATGCATCTAAAAATAACAGATACTATCTAAGCAATGTAGCTAAATCCAAAGCGCATCAACTAAGTATAAAAGAGGAGCAAGTCTTGCTTCGCACAGCAAGCACCGGAGCTGATGGATTTGCAAGGCTATTTGACGAGACAATGAGCAATATGAAATTTAAATTTCAAGGTAAGCTTTTGAGCGAAGAGGAAATCTTAAGCAAGCTTCACGACAAAGACAGAAATGTAAGAAAAGCGGCCGCTAAAAGCCTGAGTAGCGAACTATCTCGTCACCAGCATCTGCTTGGCTATATATACAATATGATAAAAACCAATCTAAAAACAAGTTGCGAATTAAGAAATTTTAGCTCTCCTGAAGAGCCTAGACACGAAAGCAACCAGATAAGTAAGAAAAGCGTGGACGCACTTATAAAAACAACCGAGGCGAATTTCTCTCTGGTCAGTAAATTTTATGATAAAAAACGCAAAATTTTAGGCTTTAAAAAACTATATGACTATGATAGGTATGCACCGCTCGATGAGGGTAGAAAATATGAATTTAACGAATGCAAAGAGATAGTCTTAAAGGCGTTTAACGACTTTAGCCCGAAATTTGGCAAAATTGCTCAAAAAGCTTTTGATGGGGGCTGGATAGATGCTTATCCTACGACAAATAAAAGAGGTGGGGCATTTTCACACTCAGGTTCATTAGATGCTCATCCTTACGTGCTTTTAAACCATACGGACGGAAGAAGAGATCTATTTACTCTAGCTCACGAGCTGGGTCATGCCATACATCAAAATTTATCTTACAAAGTTGGTTACCTAAACTCGGATACGCCGCTTACTACGGCTGAAACCGCTTCGGTATTTTGTGAAATGCTAGTGTTTGATTACGTTAAAAAAGAGCTAAGCGACAAGGATAAAATTTCGCTTCTTGCAGGCAAGATAGAAGACATTTTTGCCACGCTTTATCGCCAGATAAATTTCACTACCTTTGAGCGCATAGTCCATGCTCACAAGGGTGAAATTTCACTTGAAGAGCTAAATAAAGCTTGGCTCGAAGAGAGCAAAAAGATGTTTGGCAAAAGCGTTACGCTAAATGATTATTATAAGATTTGGTGGAGCTATATTCCACACTTCATACATACGCCGTTTTACTGCTATGCTTACTCTTATGCGCAGCTTTTGGTGCTTGCTATCTTTGGTCTTTACAAGAGCGGCAAATGTAAAAATTTCGTGCAAATTTACACTGAATTTTTAAGTCTTGGCGGAAGCCAGAGCCCAAAAGATATGGTTGCGAAATTTGGCTTTGACATAGAGGACTCAAAATTTTGGAACATAGGAATAAATGAAATTAAAAAATTAGTTAAAGAATTTGAGGAGTTATAATGCTTGATAAAATTTTAGATGATGAAAAATTTGCACTACTTATGAAAATGCATGTTTACGAGTGCATAGACTATTTGCTTCAAAACAAGCATCCGTTTTCGGTAATGACAAACTCGGACTTAGTAAAATTTGAGCCGGAGCTTCCAAAGAGTATAAGCTCTACTTTTACATCTCCGGTGATTCTTTTTACTCTTGATGGATATACATTTTCCAGTGCTAAATTAATGCAAGACAGCCTTAGTTTTGAGGCGGGTTTTGGCAGTGATGATTTTGCTTCGCTTGTTAGCTTTCCGCTTGGAGCAGTAGTTCAAATTTTAGTAGAAAATAGTCCGATTTTAATCAACTTTTCTATCCACAAGGAAAAAGAAAGCAAGAGTAAAACTCAAAAATCAATGTCAATATTTATGTCAAATCCTAAAAACAAAGATTTTTTCAATAAATAAAATTTAGCAGACACAGAATCACTATGTCTGCTATAAATTCCTAAAAATTAAAACTAGTTTTTATCTTTAAAAAGCTATTTAGTATATCTTCATTCTCTTTAAGGGCGGCTACATAAACTGAGTGCGTAAGCTTTATTCTATTGATTTTGATCTCAAAAAGTTTTTCGTTTTTTAGATGATCTTCTATTAAAAATTTAGGCAAAAAGGCAACATAATCTTCAGCAAAATTATTTAAAATTGCTCTTTTTACCATTATTGAACCGTCTAATACATAAGCACTTTTTAAATCATTGTAATTTATTCCGTATTTTACGAAAATATCATTAAGATAGTATTTTGTGCGATCTTTTATCAATTTGTATTTATAAAGCTCTTCGGGCTTAATAGAGTCAACCAGTTTTTTATTGGAAACTAAAATAATCTCATAATCAAAAAGCTTTTTAACTATCAGATTTTCATCATAAGACTGATCTAAAACCATTGCAATATCGCTTCTTCTATCCTTTAAATGTGGAATTAGATCGTTTTGCTCTTTTATTCTTATGTCAAGCTCCGCATCGGCAGTTTGCGAAATTTTATCAAGCAATAAAGGCACAAAAGTTTCTCCGATAAGCTGAGTGGTTGATATTATAAGTGGAGCTTTGTCATTTTTGATATGAGAAATTTCATCTTTAAATCTAAACATTGCACTTTCAAATCTAAGACAAAGTTTATAAAATTTTTCACCCTCTCTAGTTAAAATTATTCCATTTTTTTTACGCATTATTAGAGTTGCTTGTAAAATCTCTTCTAGTTTTTTTATTTGAAGCGTAACAGCAGGCTGAGATATACCAAGAGTCTTTGAAGCCTTAGAAAAGCTCCTCTCTTTAACTATCTCCATAAAAGTGTAAATTTTGCTAAAATCATTAATCATATTTATCCCCTCTTTGATAAAGTAATATATATATTACTTTAAGTTATAAATTATAGCGGATATAATTATATTAATATATACTAAAATTTTACTGAAAGCGAAACGGTAATATTAATTCATGTAGGCGGGGATTTTTAAGCTTATTGTGTTAAAATCTATAAATAATATATTTTTGGAATTTTAATGCGAGATATCCTAGATAGTTTAAACGAAGAACAAAAAAGAGCTGCCACTCATTTAGATGGAGCTATGTTGATTTTAGCAGGTGCCGGAAGTGGAAAGACAAAGACTATAACGACAAGGCTTGCCTATCTAATAAGCGAAGTTGGAATAGATCCCACTAGTACGCTTACTCTTACTTTTACAAATAAAGCCGCTAATGAAATGCGAACCAGAGCCATTAATATGCTATCTGAAAATAACAAAAATTTTACTCCATTGCTCTGCACTTTTCATAAATTTGGACTTTTGTTTTTAAAATTTTATATAGACAGACTCTCTCGTAAAAACAGCTTTGTCATAATCGACACCGATGATAAAAAAAGAATACTAAAAAGCTTTGAAAGCTCAATCGCAACATCGATATTATCAAGTGAAATATCAAATTTCAAAAACTCCCTTTTAAGCGTAGAAGATGTTATCTCGAGCACCAATTTATTTGGCAATAACGAAAAACACAAAGATGGTTATTACACTAAAATAGCAAACATATACAAACAGTATGAAGAGTATTTAAGCGCAAATAATTTAGTGGATTTTGACGACCTCCTATCTCTGACTTATAAAATTTTGGATAAAAACGAAGGACTGGCAGATGAAATTTCACAAAGATATCGCTATATAATGGTAGATGAGTATCAAGACACCAATGATTTACAATATAAGCTTCTTAAAAAGCTTTGCAAAACCCATGAAAATATCTGCGTAGTAGGTGATGATGATCAGAGTATATATGGCTGGAGAGGCGCAAAGATAGAAAATATCTTAAATTTTAAAAATCAATTTAAAGATACAAAAATAATCAGACTGGAGCATAATTATCGCTCGACAAATTCTATCCTCAAAGCCGCAAATGAGCTGATAGATCACAATAGAAACCGCCTAGGCAAAAAGCTAATAGGCACCAAAGACGGCGGTGAGGATATAGTATTTATGGAGTCAGTTGACGAAACTATGGAGTCTGGCAAGATAGCAAAAAGCATCAAAGAGCTACTTGCAAAAGGCGTAGATGCAAGCCAAATAGCCATATTATACCGTATAAACGCACTCTCTCGCTCCCTTGAAGAGGGTCTTAATAAGGAAAAAATACCGTATAAGATGGTTGGCGGTGTAAAATTTTATGAAAGAGCGGAAGTAAAAGATGTTATTAGCTATCTTAGGCTAGTCGCCAACGAAAACGATGACTTTTCGTTAAAACGCATAATAAACCGTCCAAAACGCGGTCTTGGTAAAGTAAGCATAACCAAGATCGAGAAGATAGCTTATGAAAATAAAATTTCTCTATTTGAGTCAATATCTACTCTGGATGAAAAAGATGAAGCCTTTAGCAAAAAAACAATATCTGCTCTAAACGATTTTACAAGCGGTATAAAAGAGCTAAAGGAATGCGGCTCTTTATATGAACTAATTGATAAGCTAGAGTCTAAATTCGGTATTAAAAAATATTACGAGAGTCTTCCTGACGGTGCTGAAAGAGTAGCAAATATCGATGAATTTTACGCGATGATCAAAGATCAAATCAAGCAAAATCCGGAATTTGAACTAGAAGAGTTCTTAAACGAACTTGCTTTAGCCAGCGAACAAGACGCCATAAGCGATAAGGCTATCTCTATAATGAGTATTCACGCAAGCAAAGGGCTTGAATTTGATCATCTTTTTGTAATCGGGCTTGAAGAGGGATTTTTCCCGCTAATAGGAGACGGAAGCGATATAGAAGAGGAGAGAAGATTGGCTTACGTGGCAATAACAAGGGCTAAAAAAACTCTTGTTCTAAGCTGCGTAAATTCAAGATTTTATAAAGGACAAAGAACAAGACTTGAAAGAAGCAGATTTTTAAGCGAGGCCGGAATATGCACGGGAAGCCTAATAATCCAACCTCAAACTACAAGCGAATACAAAAAAGGTGATTTGGTAAAACATAAGATATTTGGCATAGGACGAGTTACATGCGTAAGTAAAATCAAAAAAGATCTAAAGCTAACTATAAATTTTGGCGGTATAGAGCGCGATATAATGTCAAATTTTGTAGAAAAAGTCGTATGAACGCTCTATTTGTAGCGAATAAACCGATCGCAATCAGCTCAAATCACTTTCTAAATCGTATCAAAAGAAAATATCCAACTAAAAAAGCAGGCTTTTCAGGCACTTTAGATCCTTTTGCCAGCGGTTGCCTGATAATAGCTCTTGGTAACTATACAAAGCTGTTTAATTACATCAGCAAATCTCCTAAAATTTATGAAGCCACGATGTGGATAGGGGCAAAAAGCGAGAGCGGGGACAATGAAAATATAAGCGAAATTGAAAATTTAAATCCTATTGATTTAAAAACAATTGAGCTTGCTAAAAATTCCTTGCTTGGTAAAATAAGCTATACTCCGCCAAAATTTAGCGCAAAAAACATAGACGGAACAAGAGCTTACAAGCTAGCTAGAGCGGGAGTTGAATTCGAGCTTAAAAAAGAAGAAATGGAAATTTTTAGCTGCGAAATAATGCACTACCGTCATCCGTTTTTAACATTTAAAATTAGCGTAGACGAGGGATCATACATAAGGTCATACGCTCAAATTTTAGCCAAAAAACTGGGAGTAAATGCGACTCTTAGTTCGTTAAAAAGATTAAGAGAAGGCAAATTTAAATTTGAAAATGAAAAGTTTTTAAATCCGCTTGATTTTATAGATCTAAAAACTAATGAGTATTTGGGCGATTTAAAAGATATCGAATTTGGTAAAAAACTTGAATATACAAGCTTTAAAAAGTGTGAAGATGGAATATATTTAATAAAATTTGATAAATTTTTTAGTATTATTGAGATAAAAGATCAAACGGTTTCGTACCGATTAAATAAGGTTGAATTATGCTGATACTTTCGCGTAAAGAGGGTGAGAGTATATTGCTTGGAAACAATATAAAAATCACTATCGCAGGGATTTCAAAAAGTGGAGTTAAAGTGGGCATAGATGCTCCTAAAAATATGATGATATTGCGCTCCGAGCTTGCAGAAGAAGTGGCTAACGAAAACAAACAGGCTATAAATTTAGCCGACGAGATAGAGCTTATCGAGCTTAGCCAAAAAATAAAAAAATGAAAAGCTTTGCAAAAATAAATATATTTCTTAAGATAGTCGGAACCCGCGCAAACTATCACGAGCTGATCTCGCGCTTTATTTTAGTAGATGAAATTTACGATGAAATTTGGTTTGAAAAGAGTGAAAAATTCAAGCTTGTTTGCGATAGTGTGGATATAAAAGACAATATTGTATTAAAGGCCAAAAAAGCACTTGAAGACGCTGGATTTAAAAATGAACTTGATGATTTTTTCAGATCGCATAAAATAGTTTTAAAGAAAAATATCCCTATGGGGGCGGGGCTTGGCGGAGGAAGCTCTAATGCGGCCGCTTTTTTAAATTTAGCAAATAGCGAACTAAATTTAAAAATTTCAAAAGAACGCCTTTATAAGATAGCAGAGAGCATAGGTGCCGATGTGGCGTTTTTCGTAAGCGGATTTAAAAGTGCAAACGTGAGTGGTATAGGCGAGATTGTAAAAGAATTTGATGATGAAATTCCTAAAATTAAAATTTTTACGCCTGATGTTTTTTGCTCCACTCCAGAAGTTTATAAAGAATTTAGAAGAAATTTTATGGATAAAATAGATACAAATTTGGCAAATAAGATGCAACATATAAAAAGT includes these proteins:
- the truB gene encoding tRNA pseudouridine(55) synthase TruB codes for the protein MNALFVANKPIAISSNHFLNRIKRKYPTKKAGFSGTLDPFASGCLIIALGNYTKLFNYISKSPKIYEATMWIGAKSESGDNENISEIENLNPIDLKTIELAKNSLLGKISYTPPKFSAKNIDGTRAYKLARAGVEFELKKEEMEIFSCEIMHYRHPFLTFKISVDEGSYIRSYAQILAKKLGVNATLSSLKRLREGKFKFENEKFLNPLDFIDLKTNEYLGDLKDIEFGKKLEYTSFKKCEDGIYLIKFDKFFSIIEIKDQTVSYRLNKVELC
- a CDS encoding ATP-dependent helicase, whose product is MRDILDSLNEEQKRAATHLDGAMLILAGAGSGKTKTITTRLAYLISEVGIDPTSTLTLTFTNKAANEMRTRAINMLSENNKNFTPLLCTFHKFGLLFLKFYIDRLSRKNSFVIIDTDDKKRILKSFESSIATSILSSEISNFKNSLLSVEDVISSTNLFGNNEKHKDGYYTKIANIYKQYEEYLSANNLVDFDDLLSLTYKILDKNEGLADEISQRYRYIMVDEYQDTNDLQYKLLKKLCKTHENICVVGDDDQSIYGWRGAKIENILNFKNQFKDTKIIRLEHNYRSTNSILKAANELIDHNRNRLGKKLIGTKDGGEDIVFMESVDETMESGKIAKSIKELLAKGVDASQIAILYRINALSRSLEEGLNKEKIPYKMVGGVKFYERAEVKDVISYLRLVANENDDFSLKRIINRPKRGLGKVSITKIEKIAYENKISLFESISTLDEKDEAFSKKTISALNDFTSGIKELKECGSLYELIDKLESKFGIKKYYESLPDGAERVANIDEFYAMIKDQIKQNPEFELEEFLNELALASEQDAISDKAISIMSIHASKGLEFDHLFVIGLEEGFFPLIGDGSDIEEERRLAYVAITRAKKTLVLSCVNSRFYKGQRTRLERSRFLSEAGICTGSLIIQPQTTSEYKKGDLVKHKIFGIGRVTCVSKIKKDLKLTINFGGIERDIMSNFVEKVV
- the csrA gene encoding carbon storage regulator CsrA, whose amino-acid sequence is MLILSRKEGESILLGNNIKITIAGISKSGVKVGIDAPKNMMILRSELAEEVANENKQAINLADEIELIELSQKIKK
- a CDS encoding LysR family transcriptional regulator, whose product is MINDFSKIYTFMEIVKERSFSKASKTLGISQPAVTLQIKKLEEILQATLIMRKKNGIILTREGEKFYKLCLRFESAMFRFKDEISHIKNDKAPLIISTTQLIGETFVPLLLDKISQTADAELDIRIKEQNDLIPHLKDRRSDIAMVLDQSYDENLIVKKLFDYEIILVSNKKLVDSIKPEELYKYKLIKDRTKYYLNDIFVKYGINYNDLKSAYVLDGSIMVKRAILNNFAEDYVAFLPKFLIEDHLKNEKLFEIKINRIKLTHSVYVAALKENEDILNSFLKIKTSFNF
- a CDS encoding M3 family oligoendopeptidase encodes the protein MTTWDLTPLFKNEKELEKSALSLKNECEKFEKKYLEDFLNLSTDQFLEAFDEYEQLLSKISKVTTYAFLVFAKDTSKGAFYAKFEEIAIKAHENLIFFELKFNEFDDKKQKDIINASKNNRYYLSNVAKSKAHQLSIKEEQVLLRTASTGADGFARLFDETMSNMKFKFQGKLLSEEEILSKLHDKDRNVRKAAAKSLSSELSRHQHLLGYIYNMIKTNLKTSCELRNFSSPEEPRHESNQISKKSVDALIKTTEANFSLVSKFYDKKRKILGFKKLYDYDRYAPLDEGRKYEFNECKEIVLKAFNDFSPKFGKIAQKAFDGGWIDAYPTTNKRGGAFSHSGSLDAHPYVLLNHTDGRRDLFTLAHELGHAIHQNLSYKVGYLNSDTPLTTAETASVFCEMLVFDYVKKELSDKDKISLLAGKIEDIFATLYRQINFTTFERIVHAHKGEISLEELNKAWLEESKKMFGKSVTLNDYYKIWWSYIPHFIHTPFYCYAYSYAQLLVLAIFGLYKSGKCKNFVQIYTEFLSLGGSQSPKDMVAKFGFDIEDSKFWNIGINEIKKLVKEFEEL
- the metK gene encoding methionine adenosyltransferase — encoded protein: MYLFTSEVVSPGHPDKCADIIADSIVDSILMQDPNGRVASEVFVAGKNIVIGGEINSKVKLSFKDYESIVKSALAKIGYDGKSNFTKEQCLHPDDIEVKVCINQQSSDINQGVDQASGEIGAGDQGIMFGFASCEAKEYMPAAITYARMLCDKVYKFAKANPDKLGVDIKTQVTIDYNSKDNFENCKPQSIHTIVVSAPCVESMKIEELRALIEELIDDTGLPKELYDKDKTIIYINPTGRYVNHSSLHDSGLTGRKLIVDSFGGYAPIGGGAQSSKDYTKVDRSGLYAARWIAKNIVAAGLAKKCIVQLSYAIGLAKPTSISVDTMGTQISGLNDDILSNFVMQNFPLTPKWITQKFGLDKPGKDTFLYAKVAAKGQVGNAKYPWEKLDAIDTFKALIPHK
- the sstT gene encoding serine/threonine transporter SstT, with the translated sequence MSGFSNIAKRFADGNLIVQILIGIIVGAIFGFWGNASGSEFADKILNGISVLGNLFVGALKAVAPILVFVLVATSIITKEFGEAKGMSKIVTLYLIGTFLAAVVAVAASFMFPVELVLKGVETATMSAPQNVIDVLKDLIFKMVQNPVQALSAGNYIGIITWAVGGGIAMRGCSSETKKVFMDVSDGVTRIVRFVIRLAPFGIFGLVAISIHETGFAALAGYMKLIAVLVGAMLFVAFVVNPIIVFVVTKKNPYPLIMTCVRESAVTAFFTRSSAANIPVNMALCKKLGLREELYSISIPLGATINMAGAAVTISVLALAAVNSIDHITVSFADALLLSFISAIGACGASGVAGGSLLLVPLACALFGINNDIAMQVVAVGFIIGVIQDSVETAVNSSSDVVFTAIASETMK
- a CDS encoding 4-(cytidine 5'-diphospho)-2-C-methyl-D-erythritol kinase, with translation MKSFAKINIFLKIVGTRANYHELISRFILVDEIYDEIWFEKSEKFKLVCDSVDIKDNIVLKAKKALEDAGFKNELDDFFRSHKIVLKKNIPMGAGLGGGSSNAAAFLNLANSELNLKISKERLYKIAESIGADVAFFVSGFKSANVSGIGEIVKEFDDEIPKIKIFTPDVFCSTPEVYKEFRRNFMDKIDTNLANKMQHIKSSELLATYKNDVLNDLYAPCFKIYNDMKEYKDMFLSGSGSTVFKVING